From the Desulfobulbaceae bacterium genome, the window TCAGTTGATGTAATGATGAAATCAGTTGCCGAACATGCTGGTGCCAACGCCATTGGTGTATTACTTACTGGAATGGGTGCCGATGGCGCTAACAGTATGCTGGCAATGCGAAAGGCCGGCGCCCGCACACTTGCCCAAGACGAAAAATCCTGCGTTGTGTTCGGCATGCCTAATGAAGCGTATAAAAGAGGCGGGGCTGAGCGTTTAGTGCCCCTAGACAACATAGCCAAAGAAATTTTAGCTATATTGAGCTAACCGTATTATTTCTTCTCAGAGAGCCTCACCGGAACAGGTGTTTCAATGTGGCGCGGTCTGTTCTTTTCGCTCCCCCCCCAACTTAGTTTATTTTTCAAAATCTCAAAATAGTCCTGTTTCGAAGAGCCTATGAGCTGGAGCCTTTTTTCCGAGGCCCTTACCTCTAAAAAATCGTTAGCCTCCATATCCCAGGCAATTTTCCCATCCACTATAACTTTCACATCTTGAGAGTGCTCAGCAAAAAGACGGCTGATCAATTTGGTTTCTGGTGCCAGAAGTACGGGCCGACTGTCCAGCATGAATGGACAAATTGGGGTAACCAAAATGGAATGAAGCTTGGGGTGAACAATGGGCCCCCCGGCAGAAAGATTATAGGCCGTTGCCCCGGTAGGTGTTGAAAAGATCAAACCGTCGGCCCGATATGTGGTGATATAATCATTATCAGCCCAGGTTCCAAGCTGAATTAAACTGTCAAGAGTCCCTTTGCTGATAACTACATCATTTAAAGCGTAATGCCACTGGGTCACCTCGCCATTACGCCAGAATCTGACCTTGAGCATCAAGCGTTCTTCAACCACAAACGAGCCGTTAAGTATTCCGGTAAGGGCTTCAAAACGCTGGGCCTTGGCAATTTCAGTCAAGAAGCCCAAATCACCCAAGTTAATGCCAACTACAGGTATTTCGTATCTGCTTGCCTGATTGGCAACATGCAAGAGTGTCCCGTCCCCGCCAAGAATCACGAGAAGATCCAAACCTTTCTCTACTTTATCGACAAGTACGGAAATTGAACGATCTTCCAACCACTGCTTGAGCTCAAGGGCCATCTCCTGAGCTTCATTTGTACCCTTGCGTATAATGAGACCTACTTTATGTATTGCCATGACATTCCATTTCTAATTTCTAGTTCCAGACATCGGACTCACTCACCCAACTCTCGAGAACGTTTAGTTGCCGCTTCAACAGCATCCATCAAAATGCCCTGAAATCCGGCCCTAGCCATCGCATGAAGACCAGCAATTGTAGTACCGCCTGGCGAGGTGACCATGGCCTTTAAATCTGCCGGACTCTGCTTTGTCTCCATGGCAAGTTTGGCAGAACCAAGAACCGTTTGCAAAACTAAGGTTTGGGCCTCCGGTCTGGGCAATCCAACTTTAACTCCGCCATCAATAAGCCCTTCAATAAAACTAAATACATAGGCCGGCCCGGAGCCACTCAATCCTGTCACAGCATCAAGATAGCTTTCAGCAAGAACCACCGTCTGCCCGACAGCATCAAAAAGGGCTTTCACCTTAGCAACATCGGCCTCGTCAGCACCTTTTCCGGGACTGATAGCCGCCGCACCTTCCCCGACAAGCGCAGGCGTATTGGGCATTACCCTGACCAGGTGACATGGCGCACCGTCCAAGGCAGTCTCAATTGAAGCCAAAGAAACGCCAGCAGCGATAGAAACTAATAGATGTCTGGACTGCACACTATCTTTAATCCCGCCTAAGGCCTTTGCCATTACCTGAGGCTTAACGGCAAGAACCAGTAGATCGCAACTATCAACCACCGGGCCTGCCTGGTCGAATACAGAAACACCAAAACTATCATGTAAAAAAGTTCGTCTACCCTGATCAAGGTCAACAACAAAAATCTGTTCAGGCAACGCCAGTCCGGAGGCACAAATTCCCTGAATGAGAGCTTCCGCCATCCTGCCTCCGCCTATAAATCCAATAGTAGTAGCCATGCTAATTCCCTTTATGTGTATCAATTATTGATAATCAGCCGCAAAAAACAGGGCCTTCATCTGTTTTGCAGAATGAACATAAAAAATGAAAATTCACTTCACTCAGAAGCGTCATACCCCATAGCCTGGAAAAAACAACAAAAAAAAACCTGTACAACCCACTCCGGGTCATACAGGTTTTTCTCTCCTTTCCAGGGGAATTTTCAAACTACGGCAGGGCAACTTCCAGGAAAATCGGCAGGCGGTATCAAGAAAGGAAGCAGCATATTTCGTGCAGACTTAGTGGTATTTACAATCTTTTCCAGGATACAGCTTTCCCCGTTTTTTTGAAGTTCAACGATCTGCCATTTTTCCGGATGTGCAGCAATCTCTTTCATCAACCCCAGATGCTGGCTATGACCTGATTTCGATGCTATCACATGTCCAAACATCGGACAGCCAAGCAAGGCCAGATCACCAATTAGATCCAGAATTTTGTGGCGAACAAACTCATCATTAAAGCGAAGTCCGTCCTCATTAATCACGCCGTTGCGGTCAATGACCACGGCGTTGTCCAGTGAACCGCCAAGCGCATAGCCATTCTGCTGAAGCATCTCGACCTGCTCGATAAAGCCAAAGGTCCGGGCTGAAGCAATCTCGTTCACGAACGCTTCGGGTGACAACTCAAAGGTATAGGTCTGGCTTTTAACAAACTCATGATCAAAATCTATGTTACAGGTAAACTTAAGCCCATCGTGAGGTAAAATGCGTATATCCTTATCTCCTTCACGGTAGCAGATCTCCTCAGTAATTTTGAGGACACGCCGCGAGGCTTTTTGCTCTTTGCGACTGGCCTTTTTCAGAATATGAACAAAAGGGCCGGCACTACCGTCCATGATCGGCAACTCGGGGGCATCAAGCTCCACAAGGGCATTATCAATTCCCAGGCCAGCAAGCGCACCAAGGAGATGTTCCGTTGTTGAAAACACCATTCCATGACTGGCAATGGTAGTTGCCAGTCTGGTATCAACAACGCTGTTCATATAGGCCGGCATTGAATCATCATTGCCCTTAAATTTAAAACGGATGCCACTGTTGGCGGGGGCAGGTGAAATTGTCAGCTCAACGGGTGCACCGGTGTGCAACCCGATTCCACAAAAGCTGACTGATTTTTTTAAGGTGTGCTGATAAATTTCCATTATATCTATAAATTTCGCAACTGAATCAGCGAAATAGATCTCCAATATATGTTTTACCTACAAGGATCTGTGAATCCATTTCTAAAAGAATTCCAGAGGTTAGCCATACTAGTAGTTGTACAGAGCAAAATTCAAGCCAAACAGCACATTAGCCCCCAACCAAACCGACTAAAAAAAATATCGCCTTTATTTTCAGCGAGTTATAATAAAAAAAATATCAGAACTCCTGCTTCAAATACGTTGAGCGGGCCAGCCACAGGTGTGTACAAAAAAACACAAAACCAACCTAACCAGTTGATCTGGATCAAAAAAGCCACAGCAAAAAGTAAATATTCGGCTTGAGCTAAAAACAGTTAAGTAGTAACATTTCCTCCTTAGCGGGTGTTTTTCCTCAGCCCCAAAGGGGCGTAACATACTAGCCCAGGGCAACGCCCTGGGATATAGGAACATATAATAAATAGCCCTGAAAGGGCGTCACATAGGCTTAAAACCGGCAGGGTCAGATGTCACGCCCTTTCAGGGCTATCTGTACTATTCCAGTCCCCAGGGCGCTGCCCTGGGCTGGTATGCTCTGGCCCTTTCAGGGCAAACCGAATATTTACAGCAAAAATTCACAATTCCACATTTCAAATCAATGTCATTAACTTAACGAGTATGATTGTGAAGCCGTCATCCCCGAATGCTGTTATCGGGGATCCAGCTAAACATAAAACTTCCTGGATCCCGGCTAAAAACATGCCGGGATGACGATACTATAAGGTTTTATGAATTTACAAATGTTTCTTAAGTTAATGGCATTGGATTTCAAATGTCGGCATTGAGAGCTGCGCCAGCCCTTCTAACTGTGCCGAGGACAAACATATCAAAATCGTGACTGGCAATCAGATTAAGTTGCGCCACCCAGATTGGCAATGGAACAGACATATTCTTTACTTTAACGAAGTCTTTTGCTGTGGTCACAAGTCCGTCACAACCAGCCTGCTGGGCGCCTTCAGACAAAAGCCTGAGATCATTTTCACTGTAGCGATGATGATCAGCGAAGGCCTGCATCCCAGAGAGCAGCAGGCCTGCGCCCCTGAGTGCCGAGAAAAAACCTTCAGGTTTGGCAATACCGCAAAAGCCAAAGAGTTTTTTCCCCAGCAAAGCAGCAACGGGAAGTTGCTGCGGATCAGTCCCATGGGCGACAAAGCCTGCAATACGATAGTGAATG encodes:
- the proC gene encoding pyrroline-5-carboxylate reductase; its protein translation is MATTIGFIGGGRMAEALIQGICASGLALPEQIFVVDLDQGRRTFLHDSFGVSVFDQAGPVVDSCDLLVLAVKPQVMAKALGGIKDSVQSRHLLVSIAAGVSLASIETALDGAPCHLVRVMPNTPALVGEGAAAISPGKGADEADVAKVKALFDAVGQTVVLAESYLDAVTGLSGSGPAYVFSFIEGLIDGGVKVGLPRPEAQTLVLQTVLGSAKLAMETKQSPADLKAMVTSPGGTTIAGLHAMARAGFQGILMDAVEAATKRSRELGE
- a CDS encoding NAD(+)/NADH kinase; protein product: MAIHKVGLIIRKGTNEAQEMALELKQWLEDRSISVLVDKVEKGLDLLVILGGDGTLLHVANQASRYEIPVVGINLGDLGFLTEIAKAQRFEALTGILNGSFVVEERLMLKVRFWRNGEVTQWHYALNDVVISKGTLDSLIQLGTWADNDYITTYRADGLIFSTPTGATAYNLSAGGPIVHPKLHSILVTPICPFMLDSRPVLLAPETKLISRLFAEHSQDVKVIVDGKIAWDMEANDFLEVRASEKRLQLIGSSKQDYFEILKNKLSWGGSEKNRPRHIETPVPVRLSEKK
- a CDS encoding UDP-3-O-acyl-N-acetylglucosamine deacetylase, which translates into the protein MEIYQHTLKKSVSFCGIGLHTGAPVELTISPAPANSGIRFKFKGNDDSMPAYMNSVVDTRLATTIASHGMVFSTTEHLLGALAGLGIDNALVELDAPELPIMDGSAGPFVHILKKASRKEQKASRRVLKITEEICYREGDKDIRILPHDGLKFTCNIDFDHEFVKSQTYTFELSPEAFVNEIASARTFGFIEQVEMLQQNGYALGGSLDNAVVIDRNGVINEDGLRFNDEFVRHKILDLIGDLALLGCPMFGHVIASKSGHSQHLGLMKEIAAHPEKWQIVELQKNGESCILEKIVNTTKSARNMLLPFLIPPADFPGSCPAVV